The Neobacillus sp. OS1-2 genome includes a window with the following:
- a CDS encoding YtrH family sporulation protein has protein sequence MKEIGFFPAFIESYFIALGVVLGGSLIGGIASFLTGQPPLTTVYRLSSALRIWAIVAAIGGTFDTVYTFERGLFNADTKDLFKQFLLILSALGGAQTGALIINWLTQEHISS, from the coding sequence ATGAAAGAAATTGGTTTTTTTCCTGCTTTTATCGAAAGCTATTTTATTGCCTTAGGAGTCGTGCTTGGTGGTTCATTAATTGGCGGAATCGCCTCTTTCTTAACTGGACAACCACCGCTTACGACAGTCTACCGCTTGTCATCAGCACTTAGAATCTGGGCCATTGTGGCAGCGATTGGCGGGACGTTTGATACGGTTTATACCTTTGAAAGAGGTTTATTTAATGCAGATACAAAGGATCTTTTTAAACAATTTTTATTAATTCTTTCTGCCTTAGGCGGTGCCCAGACAGGAGCACTCATCATAAATTGGCTGACACAGGAGCATATATCATCATGA
- the ytrI gene encoding sporulation membrane protein YtrI has protein sequence MRIPPYYHRPAWQRFFSGMAVGGAISWCIFLYIYGVWQEENTEMIRKQQENIVDLNNEKKIWQEEYKEINKRNIENLTVQNFNIKITNFEKYKLDSLSVLETENAVRDDLSSLLAKDLETVYKSRDLLKKIIENKPVKINEKRYKLKVKEMVIYTNVSIQLEIQFE, from the coding sequence ATGAGAATCCCTCCCTACTATCATCGACCCGCATGGCAGCGATTTTTTTCTGGGATGGCAGTTGGCGGCGCCATCAGCTGGTGTATTTTTCTATATATTTATGGCGTTTGGCAAGAGGAGAATACCGAAATGATTCGTAAGCAGCAGGAGAACATTGTTGATTTAAATAATGAGAAAAAGATATGGCAGGAAGAATATAAGGAAATAAACAAGCGGAATATTGAAAACTTGACTGTTCAGAATTTTAATATAAAAATCACAAACTTTGAAAAATACAAACTGGATTCATTAAGTGTTCTTGAAACGGAAAATGCGGTAAGGGATGATCTCAGTTCATTGCTTGCTAAGGACTTAGAGACTGTCTATAAAAGCAGGGATTTACTAAAAAAAATAATTGAAAATAAACCGGTAAAAATCAATGAAAAAAGATACAAACTGAAGGTAAAAGAAATGGTTATTTATACAAATGTATCGATACAGCTTGAAATACAGTTTGAATAG
- a CDS encoding bifunctional oligoribonuclease/PAP phosphatase NrnA gives MIEQIIAAIEQYDTIIVHRHVRPDPDAYGSQGGLVAILQESYPEKKIFAVGKEEPTLHYMRRLDVIENEVYNGALVIICDTANAERICDGRYTLGDKLIKIDHHPNEDPYGDLLWVDTSASSCSEMIYEFYLKGKDKGLKMNDEAARLLFAGIVGDTGRFLFPSSTDKTFAYAGELIHYHFSRTELFDKMYELEPNIIKLKGYVLQNFELQPNGVASVKLTKELIKEYDARPAEASLLVGILGDVKGIIAWVFFIEEDDQIRVRLRSKGPVINGVARKFNGGGHPLASGASIYSWETVKDVLREVDAVCEQYSK, from the coding sequence ATGATTGAGCAAATTATCGCAGCAATCGAACAATATGATACCATCATTGTTCATCGTCACGTCCGTCCAGACCCTGATGCCTATGGCTCGCAAGGCGGTTTGGTTGCCATTCTGCAAGAATCCTATCCCGAAAAAAAGATATTTGCGGTTGGGAAAGAAGAGCCGACATTACATTACATGCGCAGATTAGATGTGATTGAGAATGAGGTATATAACGGGGCATTGGTCATTATATGTGATACCGCCAATGCCGAGAGAATATGTGACGGGCGATACACATTGGGAGATAAGCTTATAAAAATAGATCATCATCCAAACGAAGACCCTTACGGGGATTTGTTATGGGTGGACACATCAGCAAGCTCTTGCAGTGAAATGATCTATGAGTTCTACTTAAAAGGAAAAGATAAAGGACTAAAAATGAACGATGAAGCGGCAAGACTTCTATTTGCCGGGATTGTCGGGGATACAGGAAGATTTCTATTTCCTAGTTCCACAGATAAGACATTCGCCTATGCAGGGGAATTGATTCACTATCATTTTTCACGGACTGAACTATTTGATAAGATGTATGAATTAGAACCAAATATCATTAAGTTAAAGGGGTATGTCCTGCAAAATTTTGAGCTTCAGCCAAACGGAGTGGCTTCCGTCAAACTTACGAAAGAGTTAATAAAAGAATATGATGCAAGGCCCGCAGAGGCATCCCTGCTTGTGGGGATTTTAGGAGATGTAAAAGGAATTATCGCATGGGTCTTTTTCATTGAGGAGGACGATCAAATACGTGTGCGGCTGCGCTCGAAAGGGCCCGTTATCAATGGAGTTGCAAGAAAGTTTAATGGCGGGGGCCATCCTCTTGCGTCGGGAGCGTCGATTTACTCTTGGGAGACGGTAAAGGATGTTTTGCGGGAAGTAGACGCGGTATGTGAACAGTATTCAAAATAG
- a CDS encoding YtpI family protein, with protein sequence MFVLVVLIVVLFAFYLFYKTKYIRSNRQVEKKWLSAKSNIALGLFVCLFGMNHLLFISESTVSYIVAAVFSIYGAVFSWIGFKKYKHYHPFAIEEAHMLDAQK encoded by the coding sequence ATGTTTGTACTCGTTGTATTAATTGTCGTTTTATTTGCTTTCTATTTATTTTATAAAACAAAATACATTAGAAGCAACCGTCAAGTTGAAAAGAAATGGCTTTCAGCAAAATCAAATATTGCTCTTGGACTTTTTGTCTGTCTGTTTGGTATGAATCACTTACTATTTATATCAGAATCGACTGTTTCCTATATTGTGGCTGCCGTTTTTAGTATTTACGGAGCCGTATTTAGCTGGATTGGATTCAAAAAATATAAACACTACCATCCATTTGCAATTGAAGAAGCTCATATGCTAGATGCCCAAAAATAA
- a CDS encoding CBS domain-containing protein, whose product MATKHEQILQYIDKLPIGEKISVRQIAKAMTVSEGTAYRAIKEAENKGYVSTIERVGTIRIERKKKENIEKLTFAEVVNIVDGQVLGGRTGLHKTLNKFVIGAMKLEAMMRYTEAGNLLIVGNRTQAHELALKAGAAVLITGGFDSEDHVKKLADKLELPVISTSYDTFTVATMINRAIYDQLIKKEIILVEDILTPLTDTFYLKTSDKVSKWHELNQRTTHSRYPVVDQNLKIQGIVTSKDILGQNMEASIDKIMTKNPMTVHGKTSVASTAHTMVWEGIEVLPVADDSNRLEGIISRQDVLKALQMNQRQPQVGETIDDIVTNQMVLMQGKPKGEEVYSCEVTPQMTNHLGTISYGVFTTIVADAANRILRSYKKGDLVVENMSIYFIKPVQMESTLEIFPKILEVGRKFGKVDVEVFNEGILVGKAMMMCQLIDRN is encoded by the coding sequence TTGGCTACTAAGCATGAACAAATATTGCAATACATTGATAAACTCCCTATTGGGGAAAAGATATCAGTGCGGCAAATCGCCAAGGCGATGACCGTGAGTGAAGGGACAGCTTACCGGGCAATTAAAGAGGCTGAAAATAAAGGCTATGTCAGTACGATTGAACGAGTAGGTACTATACGAATTGAACGGAAGAAGAAAGAAAATATTGAAAAGCTAACCTTTGCCGAAGTGGTTAATATTGTGGACGGGCAAGTTTTAGGCGGGCGGACGGGCTTGCATAAAACCCTCAATAAATTTGTGATTGGTGCCATGAAGCTAGAGGCCATGATGCGGTACACGGAAGCTGGAAATCTGTTAATCGTTGGAAACCGTACCCAGGCGCATGAGTTAGCTTTAAAAGCCGGCGCTGCGGTGTTGATTACCGGTGGTTTTGATTCTGAGGACCATGTGAAAAAGCTGGCAGATAAATTAGAACTGCCGGTTATTTCAACAAGTTATGACACCTTTACTGTCGCTACGATGATTAACCGGGCAATCTATGACCAATTAATTAAAAAGGAAATTATTTTAGTAGAGGATATTTTAACCCCACTCACAGATACCTTTTACTTAAAAACATCTGATAAAGTGTCAAAATGGCATGAACTTAATCAAAGGACAACGCACAGCCGTTATCCTGTAGTCGATCAAAACTTGAAAATTCAGGGGATTGTCACAAGTAAGGATATTTTGGGTCAGAATATGGAGGCCTCCATCGATAAGATTATGACCAAAAATCCAATGACGGTGCATGGGAAAACAAGTGTTGCATCGACTGCACATACGATGGTCTGGGAGGGAATAGAAGTTCTCCCCGTTGCCGATGACTCGAACCGTTTAGAAGGGATTATCAGCAGGCAGGATGTATTAAAGGCATTGCAAATGAACCAACGGCAGCCGCAGGTTGGCGAAACCATTGATGACATTGTGACCAATCAAATGGTGTTAATGCAGGGTAAACCAAAAGGTGAAGAAGTATATTCATGCGAAGTGACACCGCAAATGACCAATCACCTTGGGACTATTTCATATGGCGTATTTACAACCATTGTCGCGGATGCAGCCAACCGGATTTTACGCAGCTATAAAAAAGGCGACCTGGTCGTGGAAAATATGTCGATCTACTTTATTAAACCGGTTCAAATGGAAAGCACCTTAGAAATTTTCCCGAAAATACTGGAAGTAGGACGTAAATTTGGGAAGGTAGATGTGGAAGTTTTCAATGAGGGAATTTTAGTTGGAAAAGCAATGATGATGTGCCAATTGATTGACAGAAACTAG
- a CDS encoding metal-dependent hydrolase, which yields MKISYHGHSVIQIQTNGKTIIIDPFITGNSLTDLKADEVNADVVILSHGHNDHVGDTVAIAKRNGSLVVANADLTTFLSWQGVKTHGMNIGGSCQFDFGTVKLTQAFHGSGYVTNKNEIVYCGMPTGILFSNEGKTIYHAGDTGLFSDMKLIGERHPIDVAFLPIGDNFTMGPEDAAYAAKLLNAKTIVPIHFNTFPPIKQDPYQFIERLEGKNGKVLVPGEAIEI from the coding sequence ATGAAGATTTCATACCATGGACATTCAGTTATTCAAATTCAAACAAATGGAAAAACGATTATAATAGATCCTTTTATTACAGGAAATAGTTTAACTGATTTAAAGGCTGATGAAGTAAATGCTGATGTGGTTATTTTATCTCACGGTCATAACGATCATGTCGGAGATACGGTTGCGATAGCGAAAAGAAACGGATCTCTTGTGGTTGCGAATGCAGACCTGACTACTTTCCTTAGCTGGCAGGGTGTCAAAACACACGGAATGAATATTGGCGGCTCCTGTCAATTTGATTTTGGAACGGTTAAACTCACTCAGGCATTTCACGGCTCTGGTTATGTAACAAATAAAAATGAGATCGTTTATTGCGGAATGCCAACGGGTATCTTGTTCAGTAATGAAGGCAAGACAATTTATCATGCTGGCGATACTGGATTGTTTTCCGACATGAAGCTGATTGGCGAACGCCATCCAATTGATGTAGCCTTCCTACCGATAGGTGATAACTTTACAATGGGGCCTGAGGATGCGGCTTATGCAGCTAAACTACTGAATGCAAAGACAATTGTACCGATTCACTTCAATACCTTCCCGCCAATTAAACAAGACCCCTATCAATTTATTGAGAGGTTGGAGGGGAAGAATGGAAAAGTGCTCGTTCCAGGTGAGGCAATTGAAATTTAG